A genomic window from Panthera tigris isolate Pti1 chromosome B4, P.tigris_Pti1_mat1.1, whole genome shotgun sequence includes:
- the DUSP6 gene encoding dual specificity protein phosphatase 6 produces MIDTLRPVPFASEMAISKTVAWLNEQLELGNERLLLMDCRPQELYESSHIESAINVAIPGIMLRRLQKGNLPVRALFTRGEDRDRFTRRCGTDTVVLYDESSSDWNENTGGESVLGLLLKKLKDEGCRAFYLEGGFSKFQAEFALHCETNLDGSCSSSSPPLPVLGLGGLRISSDSSSDIESDLDRDPNSATDSDGSPLSNSQPSFPVEILPFLYLGCAKDSTNLDVLEEFGIKYILNVTPNLPNLFENAGEFKYKQIPISDHWSQNLSQFFPEAISFIDEARGKNCGVLVHCLAGISRSVTVTVAYLMQKLNLSMNDAYDIVKMKKSNISPNFNFMGQLLDFERTLGLSSPCDNRAPTQQLYFTTPSNQNVYQAGSLQST; encoded by the exons ATGATAGATACGCTCAGACCCGTGCCCTTCGCGTCGGAAATGGCGATCAGCAAGACCGTGGCGTGGCTCAACGAGCAGTTGGAGCTGGGCAACGAGCGGCTGCTGCTGATGGACTGCCGGCCGCAGGAGCTGTATGAGTCGTCGCACATCGAGTCAGCCATCAACGTGGCCATCCCGGGCATCATGCTGCGGCGCCTGCAAAAGGGCAACCTGCCGGTGCGCGCGCTCTTCACCCGTGGCGAGGACCGGGACCGCTTCACCCGACGCTGCGGCACCGACACCGTGGTGCTTTACGACGAGAGTAGCAGCGACTGGAACGAGAACACCGGCGGCGAGTCGGTGCTTGGATTGCTGCTCAAGAAGCTCAAGGACGAGGGCTGCCGGGCGTTCTACCTGGAAG GTGGCTTCAGTAAGTTCCAAGCCGAGTTCGCCCTGCACTGCGAGACGAATCTAGACGGCTCATGTAGCAGCAGCTCGCCACCGTTGCCAGTGCTGGGGCTCGGGGGCCTGCGGATCAGCTCTGACTCCTCCTCGGACATTGAGTCTGACCTTGACCGAGACCCCAATAGTGCAACGGACTCGGATGGCAGCCCGCTGTCCAACAGCCAGCCTTCTTTCCCCGTGGAGATCTTGCCCTTCCTCTATTTGGGCTGTGCCAAGGACTCCACCAACCTGGACGTGTTGGAGGAGTTCGGCATCAAGTACATCTTGAACGTCACCCCCAATTTGCCGAATCTCTTTGAGAACGCAGGAGAGTTTAAATACAAGCAGATCCCCATCTCGGATCACTGGAGTCAAAACCTGTCCCAGTTTTTCCCTGAGGCCATTTCTTTCATAG ATGAAGCCCGGGGCAAAAACTGTGGCGTCTTGGTGCATTGCCTGGCTGGCATCAGCCGTTCGGTCACTGTAACTGTGGCTTATCTTATGCAGAAGCTCAATCTGTCAATGAACGATGCTTATGACATTGTCAAGATGAAGAAATCCAACATCTCGCCCAACTTCAACTTCATGGGCCAGCTGCTGGACTTCGAGAGGACGCTTGGACTCAGCAGCCCCTGTGACAATCGGGCCCCCACGCAGCAGCTCTATTTTACCACCCCCTCCAACCAGAACGTCTACCAGGCGGGCTCCCTGCAATCCACGTGA